In the Elioraea tepida genome, one interval contains:
- a CDS encoding HesA/MoeB/ThiF family protein, whose product MDFTEDQIRRYARHILLPEVGASGQARLAAARVLIIGAGGLGSPVALYLAAAGVGTIGLVDDDMVDLSNLQRQIAHTTARLGSPKVASAAEAIRSLNPDVRVEQHAARLTAANALDLIGRYDLVCDGSDNFATRFLVADACHLARRTLISAAVLRFEGQLSTFRSHRPGEPCYRCLHPAPPPEGLVPTCAEAGVFGAVTGVLGTLQATEALKEILAIGESMSGRLLLWDALAAQFRTVRLRPDPACPLCGPSATIRDLSAHEASTSPACRVPA is encoded by the coding sequence GTGGACTTCACCGAGGACCAGATCCGGCGCTACGCGCGCCACATCCTCCTGCCCGAGGTCGGGGCGTCGGGCCAGGCGCGGCTGGCGGCGGCGCGCGTGCTCATCATCGGCGCGGGCGGGCTCGGCTCGCCTGTGGCGCTCTATCTCGCCGCGGCCGGCGTGGGCACGATCGGGCTCGTCGATGACGACATGGTCGATCTCTCCAACCTGCAGCGGCAGATCGCCCACACGACCGCGCGCCTCGGGAGCCCCAAGGTCGCCTCCGCCGCGGAGGCGATCCGCTCCCTGAACCCCGACGTGCGGGTCGAGCAGCATGCCGCGCGACTTACGGCTGCGAACGCGCTCGACTTAATCGGGCGCTATGATCTCGTCTGCGACGGCTCGGACAACTTCGCCACCCGTTTCCTCGTCGCTGACGCCTGCCATCTCGCGCGCCGAACGCTCATCTCCGCCGCGGTGCTTCGCTTCGAGGGCCAGCTCTCGACCTTCCGAAGCCATCGCCCAGGCGAGCCCTGCTATCGCTGCCTCCATCCCGCTCCGCCGCCCGAGGGCCTCGTTCCGACCTGCGCCGAGGCAGGTGTGTTCGGTGCCGTCACCGGCGTGCTCGGCACGCTCCAGGCGACGGAGGCTTTGAAGGAGATCCTCGCGATCGGCGAGAGCATGAGCGGGCGGCTTTTGCTGTGGGACGCGCTCGCCGCGCAGTTCCGCACCGTTCGGCTCCGCCCCGACCCGGCCTGCCCCCTCTGCGGCCCCTCCGCGACCATCCGCGACCTCTCCGCGCACGAGGCGAGCACCTCCCCGGCCTGCAGGGTTCCCGCATGA
- a CDS encoding IS5 family transposase yields the protein MSVPFLLTPAQMRRIRPHVPLSHGIPRVDDRRVLSGIIFVIRGGLRWRDAPPGYGPHKTLYNRFVRWSVQPHLRRPRRRGRRARPANHRQHAPEGPPHRGQPPQNGAPDRCIGRTKGGLNAKLHAVCDGQGRPVVLLLTEGQASDHRGAALMLPRLPPARELIADRGYDSARFRAERAARGIAACIPSTRSRKQPIPHDPTLYRQRHRIENMFGRLKDWRRIPMRYDRCAHTFLAAITLAATVTFWLNP from the coding sequence ATGTCCGTCCCGTTCCTGCTCACCCCGGCGCAGATGCGGCGCATCCGGCCGCACGTCCCGCTCTCGCACGGCATCCCGCGCGTGGACGACCGGCGCGTCCTCAGCGGCATCATCTTCGTCATCCGGGGCGGCCTGCGCTGGCGCGACGCCCCGCCGGGCTACGGCCCGCACAAGACCCTCTACAACCGCTTCGTCCGCTGGAGTGTTCAGCCGCATCTTCGCCGCCCTCGCCGGCGAGGCCGGCGAGCCCGACCGGCTAATCATCGACAGCACGCACCTGAAGGCCCACCGCACCGCGGCCAGCCTCCTCAAAACGGGGCGCCTGATCGGTGCATCGGCCGCACCAAGGGCGGGCTGAACGCCAAGCTCCACGCCGTCTGCGACGGTCAGGGGCGCCCCGTGGTCCTGCTGCTCACCGAGGGCCAGGCGAGTGACCACCGCGGCGCTGCGCTGATGCTCCCGAGGCTCCCGCCCGCGCGCGAGCTGATCGCAGACCGGGGGTACGACAGCGCCCGCTTCAGGGCCGAACGCGCAGCGCGTGGCATCGCCGCCTGCATCCCCTCGACGCGCTCGCGCAAGCAGCCCATCCCGCACGACCCAACGCTCTACCGACAACGCCACCGCATCGAGAACATGTTCGGCCGCCTCAAGGACTGGCGGCGCATCCCCATGCGCTACGACCGATGCGCTCACACCTTCCTCGCAGCCATCACCCTCGCCGCAACCGTCACCTTCTGGCTCAATCCATGA
- a CDS encoding SH3 domain-containing protein: MLRLALLCLAAFASLPAAGQRPLPVPPPWPEVVPQPRGREAAPAVPTPPPPPPPEPPVPVRPADAPRGPVTGLPLPRFASLGSNRINLRRGPGTQFPIDWTYQRAGWPVEIVREFDIWRQVRDHDGAQGWVQQSFLTGRRHFVVRGETRPLLRRPEERAPVVARLAPGVLGRIRRCEAGSAWCEVEVRGNRGYLKRAWFWGTYQGEEVR; the protein is encoded by the coding sequence ATGCTGCGACTCGCCCTTCTCTGCCTCGCCGCCTTCGCAAGCCTTCCGGCGGCCGGGCAGAGGCCGCTGCCGGTGCCGCCGCCCTGGCCCGAGGTGGTGCCGCAGCCGCGCGGACGCGAGGCGGCCCCAGCGGTGCCCACGCCGCCTCCTCCGCCGCCACCCGAGCCGCCCGTGCCGGTTCGGCCTGCGGACGCGCCGAGGGGGCCCGTCACTGGCCTGCCGCTGCCGCGCTTCGCTTCGCTCGGCTCGAACCGGATCAACCTCCGCCGCGGGCCGGGAACGCAGTTCCCGATCGACTGGACCTACCAGCGCGCCGGCTGGCCGGTGGAGATCGTGCGCGAGTTCGACATCTGGCGCCAGGTGCGTGACCATGACGGCGCCCAAGGCTGGGTGCAGCAGAGCTTCCTCACTGGCCGGCGCCACTTCGTCGTTCGCGGAGAGACACGCCCCCTCCTGCGCCGGCCGGAGGAGCGCGCTCCGGTGGTCGCCCGTCTCGCTCCGGGCGTGCTCGGGCGTATCCGCCGCTGCGAGGCAGGCTCCGCCTGGTGCGAGGTCGAGGTCCGAGGCAACCGGGGCTATCTGAAGCGCGCCTGGTTCTGGGGCACCTATCAGGGCGAGGAGGTGCGGTAG
- the rpsT gene encoding 30S ribosomal protein S20 → MANTASAQKRIRQTARRTARNRSAMSRLRTFVKKVENAIRSGATEEARAALNALKPELMRAASKGLVHRNLVARKLSRLSRRVRATEAG, encoded by the coding sequence ATGGCCAACACCGCATCGGCGCAGAAGCGCATCCGCCAGACCGCGCGTCGCACCGCCCGAAACCGCTCGGCGATGTCGCGGCTTCGAACCTTCGTCAAGAAGGTCGAGAATGCGATCCGTTCGGGTGCGACCGAGGAGGCACGCGCGGCGCTGAATGCGCTGAAGCCCGAGCTGATGCGCGCGGCGTCAAAGGGTCTCGTCCATCGCAATCTCGTGGCGCGCAAGCTATCGCGCCTCTCGCGCCGCGTTCGGGCGACGGAAGCGGGCTGA
- a CDS encoding trans-sulfuration enzyme family protein, with protein sequence MTDDTATASRWSPRTLAAQALGRIDEQTRAVVPPIHLSTTFLRDPDNQYRSGYAYGRPDNPTVREAEALIAALEGADEALVLGSGMSAATALFLALAPGDHVIAPAVMYWSLRNWLRTEATRWGLAVDLVDMADLDAVRAALLPGRTKLVWIETPANPLWSVTDIAAVAELAHAAGAAVAVDSTAATPLLTRPLEHGADIVMHAATKYLAGHSDVVAGALATRSAGPLWERVKRNRSTLGQILGPFEAFLLIRGIRTLALRVAAASASALALAERLAAHPAVAEVLYPGLPAHPGHAVARRQMSGGFGGMLSLRVRGGERAAIGTAARVELWKRATSLGGVESLIEHRASIEGEGTPCPPDLIRLSTGIEDPEDLFADLDRALRAAHA encoded by the coding sequence ATGACCGACGACACCGCGACAGCGAGCCGCTGGTCGCCCCGCACCCTCGCCGCTCAGGCGCTCGGGCGGATCGACGAACAGACACGTGCGGTCGTGCCGCCGATCCACCTCTCCACCACCTTCCTGCGCGACCCGGACAACCAGTACCGCTCGGGCTACGCCTATGGCCGGCCCGACAACCCGACGGTGCGCGAGGCGGAAGCGCTGATCGCCGCACTCGAGGGGGCCGACGAGGCGCTCGTGCTCGGCTCGGGCATGTCGGCGGCGACCGCTCTCTTTCTTGCCCTCGCACCTGGCGACCATGTGATCGCGCCTGCGGTGATGTACTGGTCGCTACGCAACTGGCTGCGGACGGAGGCGACACGCTGGGGGCTCGCCGTCGATCTCGTTGACATGGCCGATCTCGATGCCGTGCGCGCCGCGCTCCTGCCGGGACGGACAAAGCTCGTCTGGATCGAGACGCCGGCGAACCCGCTCTGGTCGGTGACGGACATCGCAGCGGTGGCAGAGCTCGCGCACGCCGCCGGCGCCGCCGTCGCGGTGGACAGCACCGCCGCGACCCCGCTTCTCACCCGCCCGCTCGAACACGGCGCCGACATCGTGATGCACGCCGCGACCAAATATCTCGCCGGACACTCCGACGTCGTGGCGGGCGCGCTCGCGACACGCTCGGCGGGACCCTTGTGGGAGCGCGTGAAGAGGAACCGCTCCACGCTCGGGCAGATCCTCGGGCCGTTCGAGGCCTTCCTCCTGATTCGAGGCATACGCACCCTCGCGCTTCGGGTGGCTGCCGCCTCGGCCTCGGCGCTCGCGCTCGCCGAGCGTCTCGCCGCGCATCCGGCCGTGGCCGAGGTTCTCTACCCGGGCCTTCCCGCGCACCCCGGCCACGCGGTGGCGCGGCGGCAGATGTCGGGCGGGTTCGGCGGCATGCTGAGCCTCAGGGTGCGCGGCGGCGAACGCGCCGCGATCGGCACTGCGGCGCGGGTCGAGCTCTGGAAGCGGGCGACCTCGCTCGGCGGGGTGGAGAGCCTGATCGAGCACCGGGCCTCGATCGAGGGCGAAGGAACTCCCTGCCCGCCCGACCTCATCAGGCTCTCGACCGGGATCGAGGACCCCGAGGACCTCTTCGCCGATCTCGATCGGGCGCTCAGGGCGGCGCACGCCTGA
- the coaBC gene encoding bifunctional phosphopantothenoylcysteine decarboxylase/phosphopantothenate--cysteine ligase CoaBC — MRLAGRRLLLIVSGSVAAYKALELARLVRKEGAAVTGLLTAAGSRFVTPHAMAAITGSRVHGDLWSLEEETHAGHIRLARDHDAIVVAPASADLIAKMALGLADDLATTVLLATTRPVLVAPAMNPTMWAHPATQGHVATLAARGVRFAGPESGAMAEEETGPGRLAEPAAILEAIRSLLAGGPLSGRHALVTSGPTWEPIDPVRFLANRSSGRQGHAIAAALADRGARVTLVSGPVSVPPPSGVTVTRVETAREMLAACTAALPADIAICAAAVADWRPAETATLKLKKGAGTPPPALALAENPDILATLSAPGPLRPALVVGFAAETNDVVAHGEAKRRSKGCDWIVANDVSGDVMGGAENEVHLITEEGVEHWPRLPKEAVAARLADRIAAVFA; from the coding sequence ATGAGGCTCGCGGGACGACGCCTGCTCCTGATCGTTTCGGGCTCGGTCGCCGCCTACAAGGCGCTCGAGCTCGCGCGTCTTGTGCGCAAGGAGGGTGCGGCGGTGACGGGCCTGCTCACGGCGGCGGGGTCGCGTTTCGTCACGCCGCACGCCATGGCCGCGATCACCGGCAGCCGCGTCCATGGCGACCTCTGGTCGCTCGAGGAGGAGACGCATGCGGGGCACATCCGGCTTGCGCGCGACCATGACGCGATCGTCGTCGCGCCCGCCTCGGCCGACCTGATCGCGAAGATGGCGCTCGGGCTCGCCGACGACCTCGCCACCACCGTCCTGCTTGCGACCACGCGGCCGGTCCTCGTTGCGCCGGCGATGAACCCGACGATGTGGGCGCATCCGGCCACACAGGGCCATGTCGCCACTCTTGCCGCGCGCGGCGTGCGCTTCGCGGGGCCCGAGAGCGGCGCGATGGCGGAAGAAGAGACGGGTCCGGGGCGGCTCGCCGAGCCGGCGGCGATCCTCGAGGCCATCCGCTCGCTTCTCGCGGGAGGCCCTCTTTCCGGGCGGCACGCGCTCGTCACCTCGGGGCCAACCTGGGAGCCGATCGACCCGGTGCGCTTCCTCGCCAACCGCTCCTCCGGCCGGCAGGGCCACGCGATCGCCGCAGCCCTTGCCGATCGTGGCGCGCGCGTCACCCTCGTCTCCGGCCCCGTCAGCGTTCCCCCTCCGTCCGGCGTGACGGTGACGCGGGTGGAGACGGCGCGGGAGATGCTCGCCGCCTGCACGGCGGCGCTGCCTGCCGACATCGCCATCTGCGCCGCTGCGGTGGCGGACTGGCGCCCGGCCGAGACCGCCACCCTTAAACTGAAGAAAGGCGCCGGCACTCCGCCGCCCGCGCTCGCGCTCGCGGAGAACCCCGACATCCTCGCCACCCTCTCGGCTCCGGGGCCGCTCAGGCCTGCGCTCGTGGTCGGTTTCGCCGCCGAGACGAACGACGTGGTCGCGCACGGAGAGGCGAAGCGGCGCAGCAAGGGCTGCGACTGGATCGTCGCCAACGACGTGTCGGGAGACGTGATGGGCGGGGCGGAGAACGAGGTGCATCTGATCACCGAAGAGGGCGTTGAGCACTGGCCGAGGCTGCCGAAGGAGGCGGTCGCCGCGCGCCTTGCCGACCGGATCGCCGCCGTCTTCGCATGA
- the dnaA gene encoding chromosomal replication initiator protein DnaA, translated as MTAVSHSAQADRGRSGEAGLRLVRRLDGELAAQWARVRGRLREEVGEVEYRTWLKQMTLADVDQDEVVIALPTRFLRDWVRSHYGDRLRSLWCAENPEIRRVALRIAAGASAGLAGEVSPGGTTAAEADTAALNGERVTLREDAQRGDGARAELAGQLDPRFTFATFVVGKPNEFAYACARRVADSDRPQPGFNPLFLYGGVGLGKTHLMHAIAWSIRERAPGRVVAYMSAEKFMYRFIAAIRSQNTVEFKEQLRSVDVLMVDDLQFLIGKENTQEEFFHTFNALVDAGKQIVVSADKSPSDLSELDARLRTRLGCGMVADIHATTYELRIGILQAKAALAGMIVPQKVMEFLAHKITTNVRELEGALNRVVAHAQLVGRPITLESTQEVLHDVLRAQDRRVTIEEIQKRVAEHYNIRLTDMSSARRARAVARPRQVAMYLAKQLTSRSLPEIGRKFGNRDHTTVMHACARVAELMQRDAAFAEDVELLRRMLES; from the coding sequence ATGACAGCCGTATCGCACTCCGCTCAAGCCGATCGGGGGCGCTCGGGAGAGGCGGGGCTGAGGCTGGTGCGCCGATTGGACGGAGAGCTTGCTGCCCAATGGGCGCGCGTGCGCGGCCGTCTCCGCGAGGAGGTCGGCGAGGTCGAGTACCGCACGTGGCTTAAGCAGATGACGCTCGCTGACGTCGATCAGGACGAGGTGGTCATTGCCCTGCCCACGCGGTTCCTGCGCGACTGGGTGCGAAGCCACTATGGCGACCGTCTTCGCAGCCTCTGGTGCGCCGAGAACCCGGAGATACGCCGCGTCGCGCTGCGGATCGCCGCAGGCGCGAGCGCGGGGCTGGCGGGAGAGGTGAGCCCCGGCGGGACGACGGCTGCCGAGGCTGACACCGCCGCCCTCAACGGCGAGCGGGTGACGCTGCGCGAGGACGCGCAGCGGGGTGATGGCGCGCGCGCGGAGCTCGCGGGCCAGCTCGACCCGCGTTTCACTTTCGCGACCTTCGTGGTCGGCAAGCCGAACGAGTTCGCCTATGCCTGCGCCCGGCGTGTCGCCGACAGCGACCGGCCGCAGCCTGGCTTCAATCCTCTGTTCCTCTACGGCGGCGTGGGCCTCGGCAAGACCCATCTGATGCACGCGATCGCCTGGTCGATCCGCGAGCGCGCTCCGGGCCGGGTCGTCGCCTACATGTCGGCCGAGAAGTTCATGTACCGGTTCATCGCGGCGATCCGCTCCCAGAACACCGTCGAGTTCAAGGAGCAGCTCCGGTCGGTCGACGTGCTGATGGTCGACGACCTGCAGTTCCTGATCGGCAAGGAGAACACCCAAGAAGAATTCTTCCACACCTTCAACGCTCTCGTCGATGCCGGCAAGCAGATCGTGGTCTCGGCCGACAAGTCTCCCTCCGACCTCTCCGAGCTCGATGCGCGGCTGCGCACGCGGCTCGGCTGCGGCATGGTGGCCGACATCCACGCCACCACCTACGAGCTCAGGATCGGCATCCTGCAGGCCAAGGCCGCACTCGCCGGCATGATCGTGCCGCAGAAGGTGATGGAGTTCCTCGCCCACAAGATCACGACGAACGTACGCGAGCTCGAGGGCGCTCTGAACCGCGTCGTCGCGCATGCCCAGCTCGTCGGCCGGCCGATCACGCTCGAGAGCACGCAGGAGGTGCTGCACGACGTTCTGCGCGCGCAGGACCGGCGCGTCACGATCGAGGAGATCCAGAAGCGTGTCGCCGAGCACTACAACATCCGGCTGACAGACATGTCCTCGGCCCGCCGCGCACGCGCGGTGGCGCGGCCGCGCCAGGTGGCGATGTATCTCGCCAAGCAGCTCACCTCGCGCTCGCTTCCCGAGATCGGCCGCAAGTTCGGCAACCGCGACCACACGACGGTGATGCACGCCTGCGCCCGCGTCGCCGAGCTGATGCAGCGCGACGCCGCCTTCGCCGAGGATGTCGAGCTCCTGCGGCGCATGCTCGAGAGCTGA
- a CDS encoding DsrE family protein, which produces MSLFDPLPLPPELAGREPTPLGVLLISGTYERAHYALMLATAAAATARPVVLFATNAGVRAFLAARPDGAPGWTTLAHYGGASKRDEELRSRGVAGFAELLASAKELGVRLIVCETGLKSEGLTPAMLDDTLEGEVAGIVTFLTETEGGQIVTL; this is translated from the coding sequence ATGAGCCTGTTCGACCCGCTTCCCCTGCCGCCCGAGCTCGCCGGACGCGAGCCAACGCCGCTCGGCGTTCTCCTGATCAGCGGCACGTACGAGCGCGCGCACTACGCGCTCATGCTCGCCACCGCCGCCGCCGCGACAGCGCGGCCCGTGGTCCTGTTCGCGACCAACGCCGGCGTGCGCGCCTTTCTCGCGGCGAGGCCCGACGGCGCCCCGGGCTGGACCACGCTCGCCCACTATGGCGGGGCGTCGAAACGCGACGAGGAGCTTCGCAGCCGCGGTGTTGCCGGCTTCGCCGAGCTTCTCGCCTCCGCCAAGGAGCTCGGCGTGCGCCTGATCGTCTGCGAAACAGGCCTGAAGTCAGAAGGGCTCACACCCGCCATGCTCGACGACACGCTTGAAGGCGAGGTCGCGGGGATCGTCACTTTCCTCACCGAGACAGAGGGCGGGCAGATCGTCACGCTCTAG
- the mutM gene encoding bifunctional DNA-formamidopyrimidine glycosylase/DNA-(apurinic or apyrimidinic site) lyase: MPELPEVETVLRGLAVRLEGRVLVRLAASRPDLRWPLPDLSPAEGRRVVGLARRAKYILVRLEGGLTLLIHLGMSGRIVLAPPGANATPPAHEHVVFETDEGWRAGFVDPRRFGSLDLIRTEAEATHPRLARLGPEPLEDGFTPEALSAALAGRRTTIKAALLDQGTVAGLGNIYVCEALFRAGLSPRRSAHTVAGARARRLVQAIRETLADAIAAGGSSLRDWRQANGELGYFQHAWKVYGRAGEPCERCPGPPGCGGIATYRQSGRSTFACPLTQR, from the coding sequence ATGCCGGAGCTGCCTGAGGTCGAGACGGTGCTGCGCGGCCTCGCGGTCCGGCTCGAGGGGCGCGTGCTCGTCCGCCTCGCTGCCTCGCGTCCTGATCTCCGCTGGCCGCTGCCCGATCTCTCCCCCGCCGAGGGACGCCGCGTCGTCGGCCTCGCGCGGCGGGCCAAGTACATCCTCGTTCGCCTCGAGGGCGGGCTGACCCTTCTGATTCATCTCGGGATGAGCGGGCGCATCGTTCTCGCGCCGCCGGGGGCGAACGCCACGCCACCCGCGCACGAACATGTGGTGTTCGAGACCGACGAGGGGTGGCGAGCGGGGTTCGTCGACCCGCGACGCTTCGGCAGCCTCGATCTGATCCGAACCGAGGCGGAGGCGACGCACCCGCGGCTTGCCAGGCTCGGGCCGGAGCCGCTCGAGGACGGGTTCACGCCCGAGGCGCTCTCCGCCGCTCTCGCGGGGCGCCGGACGACGATCAAGGCCGCACTTCTCGACCAGGGCACCGTCGCCGGGCTCGGCAACATCTATGTCTGCGAGGCTCTCTTCCGCGCAGGCCTCTCGCCGCGGCGGTCGGCGCACACGGTCGCCGGCGCGCGGGCACGGCGCCTCGTCCAGGCGATCAGGGAGACGCTCGCTGACGCGATCGCCGCCGGCGGATCGTCGCTGCGCGACTGGCGCCAGGCGAACGGTGAGCTCGGCTATTTCCAGCATGCCTGGAAGGTGTATGGCCGAGCGGGAGAGCCGTGCGAACGCTGCCCCGGCCCGCCCGGCTGCGGCGGCATCGCGACCTACCGGCAGAGCGGGCGCAGCACCTTCGCCTGCCCGCTCACCCAGCGTTGA
- a CDS encoding class I SAM-dependent methyltransferase, with the protein MTDNAAPGEETTHFGFRTVPREAKKALVRGVFDGVARRYDLMNDLMSLGVHRLWKRAFLAQLAPRPSMRLLDLAGGTGDIAFGALERGAGFVVLSDINAAMLAVAQDRAMERGLAGRIALLCADAEQLPIPDRAVTAVTIAFGLRNCTDIAAVLAEARRVLEPGGRFLCLEFSRVTVAPLAPLYDAYSFRVLPALGRLVARDEEAYRYLAESIRRFPPQEELAALMRRAGFARVAWRDLSGGIAAIHSGWRL; encoded by the coding sequence ATGACCGACAACGCCGCCCCAGGCGAAGAGACGACGCATTTCGGCTTCCGCACCGTGCCGCGCGAGGCGAAGAAGGCACTCGTCCGCGGCGTGTTCGACGGTGTGGCCCGGCGCTACGACCTGATGAACGACCTCATGAGCCTGGGCGTGCACCGCCTCTGGAAGCGCGCCTTCCTGGCCCAGCTCGCGCCGCGCCCGTCGATGCGTCTGCTCGACCTTGCCGGCGGCACCGGCGACATCGCCTTCGGCGCGCTCGAGCGCGGGGCGGGCTTCGTCGTTCTCTCCGACATCAACGCCGCCATGCTCGCGGTGGCGCAGGACCGGGCGATGGAGCGCGGGCTTGCGGGGCGGATCGCCCTCCTCTGCGCCGATGCCGAACAGTTGCCCATCCCCGACCGCGCCGTCACCGCCGTCACCATCGCCTTTGGGCTCAGGAACTGCACCGACATCGCCGCCGTGCTCGCCGAGGCGCGCCGCGTGCTCGAACCGGGCGGTCGCTTCCTCTGCCTCGAGTTCAGCCGTGTGACGGTCGCGCCGCTCGCGCCGCTCTACGACGCCTATTCGTTCCGTGTGCTGCCCGCTCTCGGGCGTCTGGTTGCGCGCGACGAGGAGGCCTATCGCTACCTCGCCGAGAGCATCCGGAGGTTCCCGCCACAGGAGGAGCTTGCAGCGCTCATGCGCCGGGCGGGCTTCGCCCGCGTCGCCTGGCGCGACCTCTCGGGCGGGATCGCGGCGATCCACTCCGGCTGGCGCCTCTGA
- the dut gene encoding dUTP diphosphatase, protein MIKVPVLRLPHGADLPLPAYASEHAAGMDLLAAVAEPVTIAPGARALIPTGIAIALPPGFEAQVRARSGLALRHGIGVLNAPGTIDSDYRGEIGVILVNHGEAPFTVERGSRIAQLVIARHETAAWEEVERLPASARGEGGFGSTGTLPSRGW, encoded by the coding sequence ATGATCAAGGTCCCTGTCCTTCGCCTGCCCCATGGTGCCGATCTGCCGCTTCCGGCCTACGCCTCCGAGCATGCCGCCGGAATGGACCTGCTTGCCGCCGTGGCCGAGCCGGTGACGATCGCACCGGGTGCGCGCGCGCTGATCCCCACCGGGATCGCGATCGCCCTCCCGCCAGGGTTCGAGGCGCAGGTGCGGGCGCGCTCAGGGCTTGCGCTTCGCCACGGGATCGGCGTTCTCAACGCCCCCGGAACGATCGATTCGGACTATCGCGGCGAGATTGGGGTGATCCTCGTCAACCACGGCGAGGCGCCGTTCACGGTCGAGCGCGGCTCGAGGATCGCCCAGCTCGTGATCGCCCGGCACGAGACGGCCGCGTGGGAGGAGGTCGAGCGCCTGCCCGCGAGCGCGCGCGGGGAGGGCGGCTTCGGCTCGACCGGCACGCTGCCCTCCCGTGGTTGGTGA
- a CDS encoding enoyl-CoA hydratase, producing MPEHILVETRGAVGLVRLNRPQALNALCDALMLELGAALRAFDADEAIGAIVLTGSEKAFAAGADIKEMKDRGFADVVADDFIGNRWETVLEIRKPVIAAVAGFALGGGCELAMMCDLIIAADTAKFGQPEITLGVIPGAGGTQRLTRAVGKSKAMEMILTGRMMDAAEAERAGLVARVVPAAELIDEAVKLGERIASFSRPVVAMAKEAVNAAFESSLAEGVRLERRLFQSCFALADRAEGMAAFAEKRKPVFVHR from the coding sequence ATGCCTGAGCACATCCTGGTCGAGACACGCGGCGCTGTCGGCCTCGTCAGGCTCAATCGCCCGCAGGCGCTGAACGCTCTCTGCGACGCGCTCATGCTCGAGCTCGGTGCCGCGCTGCGCGCGTTCGACGCCGACGAGGCGATCGGCGCGATCGTGCTCACTGGCAGCGAGAAGGCCTTCGCCGCCGGAGCCGACATCAAGGAGATGAAGGACCGAGGCTTCGCGGACGTCGTGGCCGACGACTTCATCGGCAACCGCTGGGAGACGGTGCTCGAGATCCGCAAGCCGGTGATCGCGGCGGTGGCCGGTTTCGCGCTCGGCGGCGGCTGCGAGCTTGCGATGATGTGCGACCTCATCATCGCCGCCGATACGGCGAAGTTCGGCCAGCCGGAGATCACCCTCGGCGTCATTCCCGGCGCGGGCGGAACGCAGCGGCTCACGCGCGCGGTGGGCAAGTCGAAGGCGATGGAGATGATCCTCACGGGGCGGATGATGGATGCGGCGGAGGCCGAGCGTGCCGGCCTCGTCGCGCGGGTCGTGCCCGCCGCCGAGCTGATCGACGAGGCCGTGAAGCTCGGCGAGCGGATCGCCTCCTTCAGCCGCCCCGTGGTGGCGATGGCGAAGGAGGCGGTGAACGCGGCGTTCGAGAGCTCGCTCGCCGAAGGCGTGCGGCTCGAGCGCCGCCTGTTCCAGTCCTGTTTCGCACTCGCCGACCGTGCGGAGGGCATGGCGGCCTTCGCGGAGAAACGCAAGCCCGTGTTCGTGCACCGCTGA